The following is a genomic window from Nitrospira sp..
GGGATCTCGAACTCCTGGGCCAGGCGGATCAGCGGCAGTACCCGATCCCGCAGATGCAGCACTTCGCGCCCGTTGATGGTCTTGATGTCGGAACGGGAAATCCGGACCGCTTCGATCACGGTGCTCAGCGGTATGGCGAAAATCGACCGTTCCACTTCCACCATCAGGGCTTGAATGATCGCAATCGTCAGCGGCAGCTTGATGATGATCTGGCTGCCTTTGCCCGGCTCGGATTCCAGATCCACACTGCCGTTGATCTTCCGAATGTTGGTCCGCACGACATCCATGCCGACGCCGCGGCCGGACACATCGGTGACGTGCTCGGCCGTGCTGAATCCGGGCAGAAAAATGAGGTTCAACACTTCGCGATGTTCCATGGCTGCCAATTCGGCTTCCCCGATCAATCCCTTGGCCAAGGCCTTGGCTTTGATCTTCTCGACGGGGATTCCGCGCCCGTCGTCGTTGATACGGATGACGATGCTGTTGCCTTCCTGGCTGGCGGCAATGGTCAACTGTCCTTCGCCGGCCTTGCCTCTGGCCTGCCGTTCCGCCGGCGTTTCGATGCCGTGATCGATGGCGTTGCGTACCAGATGCACCAACGGGTCACCGATTTCATCGGCGACGGATTTGTCGAGCTCGGTCTCTTCTCCGCGCATTTCCAGCCGCACCTGCTTGCCGAGCTTTTGTGAGAGATCGCGCACCATACGCGGCAATTTCGCGAAGACCTTCTTGATCGGCAGCATGCGGGTTTTCATGACCGCCAATTGCAGATCGGTCGTCACCAGGTTGAGTTGGGCAAGGGTTTCGCTCAAGGCCCGCACCTGGGGGTCTGATTCGTGGTTCTGCTCCAGTTGGGTGCCGATCTTGATCAACCGATTGCGGCCTAGGACCAACTCGCCGACCAGGTTCATCACACTGTCGAGCCGTTTGGTTTCCACTCGGATGGTCGCGTCTTCTTCCGTCGGCTTCGGCTGTTTCTCCTGTTTTTGCAGCGCCTGATCCAGTGCGCGCTCGGTAATGGCTTTGGCCTGGAGGAGAATCTCGCCCAAGGGAGTTTTGGGATCGGACTGATGCTGTTGGGCGTTGAGGGCGTCCAGCACTTGATCTTTCGACGCCAATCCTTCGTTCACCAGGATTTCACCCAAGGTGGGCGGTGTCGAGGCCGGAGGGTCGTGGGGTACCTCTGGAGGTGCGATGTCGACAGACGGTGACGGTGATGCGAGTGCCTGGTCCCCACTCGTCTCGGCCGGCGTCGGATGCCCCGTCTTTCCGTTGATGATGTCATCCAATTTGGCGGCGATGCCTTCCGTCTCGACATGGGTGTCGGTGCCCGACTCTCGAATATCGGTCATCAACGCTTTAATCACGTCGATGGCCTCCAGGATGACACTGATCACCGCCGGAACGACCGCCATGTCACCCTGCCGGAGTTTGTTGAGGATGTTTTCTCCGCGATGGGCGACATCCACCAAGTGGTTGAATCCCAAAAAGCCGGCGGAGCCCTTCATGCTGTGCATCGCGCGAAAAATTTCGTTGAGCAGATCTTTGTTGGTAGGGTCGGACTCCAACGTCACGAACCGCTGATCCAACACCTCCAGCATCTCGTTGGATTCGGTGAGAAAGTCGTTGAGGATTTCCTGCATTTCATCGCTCATAACCCACCTCAGTTAAACCCGAATTGCTTCAGAATCTCGTCGGCGAGATCCTGGTTCATCGAGGTATTCTTGGTCGCTTCCAACTGCTTCAACATCTCATTGGCCTTGCTCGGATCGTTTTTGGCGACCTGTTTCTGATAGGGACCGAATACCACGACCAGTTGGAGCAGCTTGTGCTCGACTTCGTCGAGGATCGTCACCAATTTGTTGACGCTTTGGGCCACCAGATCCTGAAAGGAAAGTGCCGTCATGATGTCGAGCAGTCGTTTGTCGTCCTGTCCGAACTGCTGTCCGATGGCCTGCACCTGTTGTATGAGCGCCGGGGAGACCTTCGCGTGCTGGAGCGACTGCGTCAGCTCCTTCAGCATCTTGGTGATCTGGGTGTGGTTGTCCTGAATGGCCTCCACTTCCAGCATGACTCGATGCGTTCCCTGTTCGGTCAGCGTCTTGAGGTTGGTGAGGTGACTCACCGCTTGGGGCAATTGTTCGGTGGAGCTGTTCACCGGCGCGCTGAATTCAGACAAGGTCCGCATCGTCGTATCGATAAATCGAGCCAGTTCGCCGAGTTCTTCATAGAGTTTGGTATTGGACTCCCTGCCGTCACGCTCTGATTCGCTCGCTGCCCTGCTCGACTGTGCCGATGCATGTGATTGTGCCATTGCCACCCTCACCGGTGAGGAACCGGTTATTTGAAAATCTTGTTGATCTTGTCCTGCATTGTCTCGGCCGTGAACGGCTTGACGACATAATTGCTGACGCCCGCCTGGACGGCTTCCAAAAGGTTCTCCTTCTGGGCTTCGGCCGTGACCATCAAGACCGGAATCTTTTTCAGCTTCTCATCGGCTCGGATCGCGCGCAGCA
Proteins encoded in this region:
- a CDS encoding Signal transduction histidine kinase CheA — its product is MSDEMQEILNDFLTESNEMLEVLDQRFVTLESDPTNKDLLNEIFRAMHSMKGSAGFLGFNHLVDVAHRGENILNKLRQGDMAVVPAVISVILEAIDVIKALMTDIRESGTDTHVETEGIAAKLDDIINGKTGHPTPAETSGDQALASPSPSVDIAPPEVPHDPPASTPPTLGEILVNEGLASKDQVLDALNAQQHQSDPKTPLGEILLQAKAITERALDQALQKQEKQPKPTEEDATIRVETKRLDSVMNLVGELVLGRNRLIKIGTQLEQNHESDPQVRALSETLAQLNLVTTDLQLAVMKTRMLPIKKVFAKLPRMVRDLSQKLGKQVRLEMRGEETELDKSVADEIGDPLVHLVRNAIDHGIETPAERQARGKAGEGQLTIAASQEGNSIVIRINDDGRGIPVEKIKAKALAKGLIGEAELAAMEHREVLNLIFLPGFSTAEHVTDVSGRGVGMDVVRTNIRKINGSVDLESEPGKGSQIIIKLPLTIAIIQALMVEVERSIFAIPLSTVIEAVRISRSDIKTINGREVLHLRDRVLPLIRLAQEFEIPTDAERDRFYVVVAALGDRRVGVVVDELRSQEEVVIKSIWEYLETVKGVSGATITGEGKVVLILDTAELVQNAQAWHTAGMAT
- a CDS encoding Chemotaxis response - phosphatase CheZ, with translation MAQSHASAQSSRAASESERDGRESNTKLYEELGELARFIDTTMRTLSEFSAPVNSSTEQLPQAVSHLTNLKTLTEQGTHRVMLEVEAIQDNHTQITKMLKELTQSLQHAKVSPALIQQVQAIGQQFGQDDKRLLDIMTALSFQDLVAQSVNKLVTILDEVEHKLLQLVVVFGPYQKQVAKNDPSKANEMLKQLEATKNTSMNQDLADEILKQFGFN